In a genomic window of Muntiacus reevesi chromosome 1, mMunRee1.1, whole genome shotgun sequence:
- the CTXND2 gene encoding cortexin domain containing 2: MDDSSLSSSVDVDKGFAIAFVVLLFLFLIVMIFRCAKLVKNPYEASSTATEPSLS; the protein is encoded by the coding sequence ATGGATGATTCAAGCCTGTCCAGTAGTGTTGATGTAGACAAAGgctttgccattgcctttgttgttcttctgtttctcttcctaATAGTGATGATTTTTCGGTGTGCCAAGTTGGTGAAGAATCCCTACGAGGCCAGCTCTACAGCTACAGAACCATCTCTGAGCTAA